The following is a genomic window from Acidobacteriota bacterium.
ACGCCAGCACCTCGCGCACGAGATCCGTCACGAGATTTCCCACCGCCAGACACGCCGTCAAACCAGGCGAGCTGATGCCCGCTGCCTGAATCAGCCGCGGATTCCTGGTATCGCGCCGGATCAGGAAGTCGGCAAACGTCTCGTCCGGCGCGTTCAGATTCGGCCTGATGCCGCTCCCTCCCATACGGAGATCGGCCAGTTGAATCTCCGGCAGCAACCGGCGAGTCGGCTCGAGAAACTCCGCCAGTTCCAGGCGGCTGCTTTCGTAGTCGTCCCTGCTCTGCTGGTGCTGAATCGTTGGTCCGATGAGTACGCTGCCTCTCGTCGTCCTGGTCAGATGCACGCCCAGGCCATGACCCGACACGTGGGGCAGTGGATACACCAGCGCGTTGACCAGATCGCACCTGGAGGGCGCGATCTCGGCGTACTCTCCCCGGCACGGATAGATCGTGAACGTCTCGCCGCCGAGCTGGGCCGATACCTCATCGGCATGGAGCCCGGCGGCGTTGACAACGACGCGCGCCCGAATCTGCTCGCGCTCGGTGTGGAGGATGATGCTGTCCTGCGCGAGGTCCGCGCCGGCGCACCGCGTTCCGGGCAGCAGATAGGCGCCGTGATCTTCGCAGACACGGGCGAGCGCCTGCACGAGCTCCTCCGGCTCCACAATGCCGGTCGTCGGCGAGTAGACGGCTGCCACACCGGCGGCGTGCGGTTCAACGCGACGGATGAAATCCCGGTCGACCAGCGTCAGTCCCTCGACCAGGTTGGCATCGCCCCGCTGCTTGAGGGCCTGCAGCGCGTCCGCTTCCGCCGCGTCCAGCGCCACGATGAGCTTGCCGCACCGGGCGTGCGGCACGCGATGCTGTTCGCAAAACGCGTACAGCAGCCGCGCGCCCTCGACACACAGTCTGGCCTTCAGCGAGTCGGCGGGATAGTAGATCCCTGCGTGAATCACTCCGCTATTGTGAGTACTGGTGTCCATGCCGAACCTGGGGTGCCGCTCGAGCACACACACTCCCAGCCCGGCCCGCGCCAGCGCCGAAGCTGACGCCAGGCCTGTGACCCCTCCACCTATGACGACAACGTCGATCGACTCCATTGGACTCCTCAGCCGACACCAGACATCTTCTATGGGCCTCATCTTACCGAATGAAGCGAGTTTCTCGTCGCCCCCGCCCCTGTCCTTGCGTCGCGCGGCGCGAAGCTCATAAGATCAGATGCCGCATTTATGGCAGGGGAGACATGTATGGCGAAGCGAGCGATCATCACTGGTATCACGGGGCAGGACGGGTCGTACCTGGCCGAACTGCTGCTCGAAAAGGGCTACGAGGTCACCGGCATCATCCGCCGGCTGAGTTACCAGAACTTTGGCCGGATCGAACACCTGCTTGATCGCGTCACGCTTCGGCCTGCCGATCTGCTGGACCAACTGTCGCTCGTGCGAGCGATTGAAGATGTTCAGCCCGACGAGCTCTACAATCTGGCGGCGATGTCGTTTGTGCCCGCCTCGTGGGACCAGCCATTCCTGACCGGCGAGTTCAATGCCCAGGGTGTGACGCGCGTGCTCGAGGCGATTCGCATGGTCAACCCGAAGATCAAACTGTACCAGGCGTCGTCGAGCGAGATGTTCGGCAAGGTCCGCGAGGTGCCGCAGACCGAGATGACCCCGTTCTACCCGCGCAGTCCGTACGGCGTGTCGAAGGTCTTCGGGCACTACATCACCGTGAACTACCGCGAGAGCTACGGGCTGTTCGCGTGCTCGGGGATTCTGTTCAACCACGAGTCGCCCCGCCGGGGACTCGAGTTTGTGACGCGGAAGGTGACCGATGGTGTGGCGCGGATCAAGCTCGGGCTGGCCGACAAGTTGCGCCTCGGCAATCTTGACGCCCACCGCGACTGGGGATTCGCCGGCGATTACGTCCGCGCGATGTGGCTGATGCTGCAGCAGCCGACTCCCGATGACTACGTGGTGGCGACCGGTGTCAGCCATTCGGTCAGGGACCTGGTGCAGGTGGCCTTTGCGCACGCGGGGCTCGAGTGGAAGAAGTACGTGGAAGTCGATCCGACCCTGCTTCGACCGGCCGAAGTCGATCATCTGATCGGCAGCTCCGACAAGGCGCGCAAGATCCTCGGGTGGGAGCCGTCCGTTGATTTCAACGGCCTGATTAACATGATGGTGGACGCGGACTTGAAGCGTCTGGCCAACTGGAAGCCCGCGACGGCTTCCTGAAGTCTTCGCGGCGCGGAAATCGCGCGTCGAGGCAACCGGCTTTCTCCAGCCCGCGATGGTGATGCCGCACGCGGATTGTCTCCTACCTGGTTGATGAGGGTGTCCATGAATCTGTCTGAACGCATCCAGAACAAGACGTGCAAGGTTGGCATCATCGGTCTCGGGTACGTCGGGTTGCCGCTTGCGGCGGAGCTGGCCAAGGCCGGGTTCCCGGTAACGGGTTTCGACGTCGACGAACGGAAGGTCAGCGAACTGAACGCGGGCCGAAGCTACATCCCGGACGTGTCAACGGCGGAGCTGGCCGAAATTGTCCGCAGCGGACGATTCAGGGCGACCACCGACATGTCGGCGCTGGCGGAGATGGACGCCATCGACATCGCCGTGCCGACACCGCTTCGCAAGACCAAAGACCCCGACATGTCGTATGTCGTGCAGGCGGTCGAGGCCGTGAAGAAGCACCTCCGCAAAGGACAGATGGTCTGCCTGGAGTCGACCACCTACCCCGGAACGACCGACGAGCTGGTCAAGCCGATGCTCGAGGAGACCGGGCTTCGTGCCGGCGTCGATTTCTATCTCGTGTTCTCGCCCGAACGCGTGGACCCGGCCAATCCGGTGTACCTCACGAAGGACATCCCGAAGGTCGTCGGTGGGATTGACAAGACGAGCACCGACCTGGCGTGCGCGCTGTACGGACAGGTTGTCACCAGGACGGTGCCGGTCAGTTCGACCGTCGTCGCGGAGATGGCCAAGCTGCTGGAGAACACGTTCCGCGCGGTCAACATCGGGATGGTGAACGAACTGGCCTTGATGTGCCACCGGATGGGGATCGACGTCTGGGAAGTGATCGACGCCGCGAAAACCAAGCCATTCGGTTTCATGGCGTTCTACCCCGGACCGGGACTGGGCGGCCACTGCATCCCGATCGACCCGTTCTATCTCTCGTGGAAGGCCAAGCAGAGCGGCTTCGAGGCACGATTCATCGAGTTGGCCGGCCAGGTCAACGCCTCGATGCCCGCATGGGTAGTGTCACGCGTGGCGGACGCGCTCAACACCGTCCGGAAGGCTGTGAACGGGTCTCGCGTCCACATCTACGGGGTGGCCTACAAGAAGAACGTCGGCGACATGCGTGAATCGCCGGCGTTGGACGTGATCGAGCATCTGCTGCGGCGTGGCGCCACCGTCACGTACAGCGATCCGCACGTGCCAAGCTTCCGTCTCGACGGCCATGGCGAGCAGCACGCGATTTCGGAGGCCGATGCGCTGGCCGCGTCGCCCGATTGTGTCGTGGTCACGACCGACCACGACGCATTCGACTACGACGCGCTGGTCGGCAAGGCGTCGCTCATCCTGGACACGCGCAACGCCCTCCGGAAGTACCAGGGCGCGCACATCCACAGGCTGTAGCCTACAGGCGCTCGGCGATCACCGCATAGTCACGATTGCTGAACAGTTGTCCGTTCAGGCGATCGACGTTGGTGTTGAACGTTTCCATCATGGACACTTCCGCCGGCGTCAGGGCGGTGTCGCGCCCGACCGACATCCGCTGCATTTTGTGGTCCGGGGAATACGGCGCCATGTACCGGACCTCGATGCGCTGAAACCCCGCGGCCGTCACCAGGAAGCTGAGCGTATCGGGGTGGAGCGGCCAGGCATGCGTCACGTCGCGGATGTAGCTGTCGAAAAACGCCGACCAGCATGCCGGATTGAGCGTCTCGAGTACGAGCCGGGAGCCGGGCCTCAGCGCGTGGTAAGCCACGTCCAGCAGGCGCATCAGGTAGCCGGGTTGAAAGTGTTCTACGACCTGCGCGGCGAACAATCCCCCCAGTGAGCCATCCGGCAGGCGCTCGAGATACGACAGCGCGTCGCCTTCATCCACAGTGAGGCCCCGACTGTGACACAGTTCGACCATTTCGTGATTGATGTCGAGACCACGTCCGCTGATGCCGTGGTCACGCAGAGTCGCCAGGAACTCCCCGCGGCCGCAGCCGAGATCCAGGACGTCGGACGCGCCCTCGAACAGCGGCAGGTAGGTCGCGAGCCGTTCGCTGATGTCGCTTTCCGATCCCCTGAACTTATCCTCGAAGCCGACGTACTTGTACGCGTTGACCGCATCCGGGCTTGCCGCCGAGCGGACGCCAGGCTCCGCTCGATCGGTCCGGTCAGCCGCGACTCCAGCGCCAGTCGTCGCGTGCGCCATCGGCGCCGGGGCAGCCGCCAGCAGCCGCTCGAGTTCGCGCTTGAGCGTCGCGCCTGTCTGGTTGACGATGGCAATGCTCGTCTGGATTTCGCCCGCTATGCTGGCGCGGATTTCGTCGAGCGCCGCCACCATCCGTCGCTCCCGCGCCTGGGTGGCCTCCCAGCGGAGCGCGTACACGGCATTGACTTCGTCGAGGTACGCCGCCAGCCCCGAGCCGACCATCATCTGATGCCGGTAATTCGTCTCGATCAGCGGACTGACCTGCTGCATGTACTGGATCACGTAGTGGTGGAATCGGGCGAGGGCCTGCATCTGCTCGCCCAATTGGACCTCAATCGACGCGGCGTACGACACGACCGTCCCGTTGAACGTCTGCTGACGCCGCAGCACGCCGGAGAACGGTGTGCGGAGTAGCTTCCGGCCGAAAGCCAGGACGCGCCCGACAAGCGACGGCCCCGCGGATTCCTGCATGATCTCCCAGATCGGGGCCAGCGAGGCCGACCCGTGACCCTCGCCACGGGTGGCCGTCGGGTGGATCGGCTCGA
Proteins encoded in this region:
- a CDS encoding NAD(P)/FAD-dependent oxidoreductase — protein: MESIDVVVIGGGVTGLASASALARAGLGVCVLERHPRFGMDTSTHNSGVIHAGIYYPADSLKARLCVEGARLLYAFCEQHRVPHARCGKLIVALDAAEADALQALKQRGDANLVEGLTLVDRDFIRRVEPHAAGVAAVYSPTTGIVEPEELVQALARVCEDHGAYLLPGTRCAGADLAQDSIILHTEREQIRARVVVNAAGLHADEVSAQLGGETFTIYPCRGEYAEIAPSRCDLVNALVYPLPHVSGHGLGVHLTRTTRGSVLIGPTIQHQQSRDDYESSRLELAEFLEPTRRLLPEIQLADLRMGGSGIRPNLNAPDETFADFLIRRDTRNPRLIQAAGISSPGLTACLAVGNLVTDLVREVLA
- the gmd gene encoding GDP-mannose 4,6-dehydratase gives rise to the protein MAKRAIITGITGQDGSYLAELLLEKGYEVTGIIRRLSYQNFGRIEHLLDRVTLRPADLLDQLSLVRAIEDVQPDELYNLAAMSFVPASWDQPFLTGEFNAQGVTRVLEAIRMVNPKIKLYQASSSEMFGKVREVPQTEMTPFYPRSPYGVSKVFGHYITVNYRESYGLFACSGILFNHESPRRGLEFVTRKVTDGVARIKLGLADKLRLGNLDAHRDWGFAGDYVRAMWLMLQQPTPDDYVVATGVSHSVRDLVQVAFAHAGLEWKKYVEVDPTLLRPAEVDHLIGSSDKARKILGWEPSVDFNGLINMMVDADLKRLANWKPATAS
- a CDS encoding nucleotide sugar dehydrogenase, producing the protein MNLSERIQNKTCKVGIIGLGYVGLPLAAELAKAGFPVTGFDVDERKVSELNAGRSYIPDVSTAELAEIVRSGRFRATTDMSALAEMDAIDIAVPTPLRKTKDPDMSYVVQAVEAVKKHLRKGQMVCLESTTYPGTTDELVKPMLEETGLRAGVDFYLVFSPERVDPANPVYLTKDIPKVVGGIDKTSTDLACALYGQVVTRTVPVSSTVVAEMAKLLENTFRAVNIGMVNELALMCHRMGIDVWEVIDAAKTKPFGFMAFYPGPGLGGHCIPIDPFYLSWKAKQSGFEARFIELAGQVNASMPAWVVSRVADALNTVRKAVNGSRVHIYGVAYKKNVGDMRESPALDVIEHLLRRGATVTYSDPHVPSFRLDGHGEQHAISEADALAASPDCVVVTTDHDAFDYDALVGKASLILDTRNALRKYQGAHIHRL
- a CDS encoding class I SAM-dependent methyltransferase codes for the protein MSEDLKHPDEASRLTAEREQADRRYRNALEAVDRAIPKFEPIHPTATRGEGHGSASLAPIWEIMQESAGPSLVGRVLAFGRKLLRTPFSGVLRRQQTFNGTVVSYAASIEVQLGEQMQALARFHHYVIQYMQQVSPLIETNYRHQMMVGSGLAAYLDEVNAVYALRWEATQARERRMVAALDEIRASIAGEIQTSIAIVNQTGATLKRELERLLAAAPAPMAHATTGAGVAADRTDRAEPGVRSAASPDAVNAYKYVGFEDKFRGSESDISERLATYLPLFEGASDVLDLGCGRGEFLATLRDHGISGRGLDINHEMVELCHSRGLTVDEGDALSYLERLPDGSLGGLFAAQVVEHFQPGYLMRLLDVAYHALRPGSRLVLETLNPACWSAFFDSYIRDVTHAWPLHPDTLSFLVTAAGFQRIEVRYMAPYSPDHKMQRMSVGRDTALTPAEVSMMETFNTNVDRLNGQLFSNRDYAVIAERL